A window of Lysobacterales bacterium contains these coding sequences:
- a CDS encoding peptidoglycan DD-metalloendopeptidase family protein translates to MALRPVSAVCAAGVLCAFLLAAVTVPRTVLAQAIPDDPVARSRQAQVTQAQLETLRRDLAALKTELAERARAEPEAARALARAERAVSAHQGELEAIVERSRAQRTALEAIAARQREVEQTLAQQRQALAALLRLDYARSRQAPARQLLDPGSAPRLVRALGYGQVLQRGRLRQIAAHAERLVEWGRLAQAEGEALAALAAEEEAARDALHALQAAAAEREAALRALRDGLAEGQRRLAALDRDEQAMVRLLEQLRDIFADLPRTFEGQQPFRERRGRLPWPVSGRAEAGEHGGVMIPAQAGTPVRAVAHGRVAFADWLKGYGLLLILDHGEGWMSLYGQNEALLQPEGAWVQAGDAIARVGRSGGSLRDGLHFELRERGRPVDARAWLQRR, encoded by the coding sequence ATGGCACTGCGGCCCGTCAGTGCGGTCTGTGCCGCGGGTGTGCTCTGCGCCTTCCTGCTCGCGGCCGTGACTGTTCCCCGGACGGTCCTGGCACAGGCGATTCCGGACGATCCGGTCGCGCGCAGCAGGCAGGCCCAGGTCACCCAGGCTCAGCTGGAGACTCTGCGTCGCGATCTGGCGGCACTCAAGACGGAGCTGGCCGAACGCGCCCGTGCCGAGCCCGAAGCCGCGCGTGCCCTGGCCCGGGCCGAGCGCGCGGTCTCGGCGCACCAGGGGGAGCTGGAGGCGATCGTCGAGCGCAGCCGGGCCCAGCGTACGGCGCTGGAGGCGATCGCTGCGCGGCAGCGCGAGGTCGAGCAGACCCTGGCGCAACAACGCCAGGCGCTGGCGGCGCTGCTGCGGCTGGACTATGCGCGCAGCCGCCAGGCGCCGGCCAGGCAGCTGCTGGATCCGGGCAGCGCGCCGCGCCTGGTGCGCGCCCTGGGCTATGGCCAGGTGCTGCAGCGCGGTCGCCTGCGGCAGATCGCCGCGCATGCCGAGCGGCTGGTCGAATGGGGTCGCCTGGCCCAGGCCGAAGGCGAGGCGCTGGCGGCCCTCGCGGCCGAGGAGGAGGCGGCCCGCGACGCGCTGCACGCGCTGCAGGCGGCCGCCGCGGAGCGCGAGGCGGCCCTGCGGGCCCTGCGCGATGGGCTGGCCGAAGGCCAGCGTCGCCTTGCGGCGCTCGACCGCGACGAGCAGGCCATGGTGCGCCTGCTCGAGCAGCTCCGCGACATCTTCGCGGACCTGCCGCGCACGTTCGAGGGCCAGCAACCCTTCCGGGAGCGTCGCGGCCGGCTGCCCTGGCCGGTGTCCGGACGGGCCGAGGCCGGCGAGCATGGCGGTGTGATGATTCCGGCCCAGGCCGGCACGCCGGTCCGCGCGGTCGCCCACGGCCGGGTCGCCTTCGCCGACTGGCTCAAGGGCTACGGCCTGCTGCTGATCCTCGATCATGGCGAGGGCTGGATGAGCCTGTACGGCCAAAACGAGGCCCTGCTGCAGCCGGAGGGCGCCTGGGTGCAGGCCGGCGATGCCATCGCGCGGGTCGGGCGCAGCGGCGGCAGCCTGCGCGACGGCCTGCATTTCGAGCTGCGCGAGCGCGGTCGGCCGGTCGACGCCCGCGCCTGGCTGCAGCGTCGCTGA
- a CDS encoding S41 family peptidase, translating into MAFLRALRFLLVGSLLAGTPGPAMAQPAPETLADGLEDPPAAAADAGPGLESLARFAQVYHLVKAAYVDTVDDAELIELAIAGMLAGLDDHSAWLDAETLTLLTDDTLGAYDGLGVEVLSGDGMIQVMSAMPDSPAERAGLRAGDFITHIDGERVVRGNLDGALRKLRGRPGTRISLMIQREGEDEPRELELMRARIRLSSVTASLVEPGLGHVQMAMVQAQTVPELGRRLRQLERDGGPLKGLVLDLRGNPGGALDAAVAIADLFLAEGRIVSMSGRMDGTRRSYEARPGSPWEKLPLAVLIDRGSASAAEIIAAALQDNGRAPVLGERSYGKGSVQNVFALDPGHAVRLTTARYYTPAGRSIQDQGVIPDPQIEAGDDEGGDDPVLARALALLRSGATGVQDPGVD; encoded by the coding sequence ATGGCTTTCCTGCGCGCGCTTCGTTTCCTCCTGGTGGGCAGCCTGCTGGCCGGCACACCCGGACCGGCCATGGCCCAACCGGCCCCGGAAACCCTGGCGGACGGGCTGGAGGATCCGCCGGCGGCTGCAGCCGATGCCGGTCCCGGGCTGGAGTCGCTGGCCCGCTTCGCGCAGGTCTATCACCTGGTCAAGGCCGCCTATGTCGACACAGTCGACGACGCCGAGCTGATCGAGCTGGCGATCGCCGGCATGCTTGCCGGCCTGGACGATCACAGCGCCTGGCTGGACGCCGAGACACTGACCCTGCTGACCGATGACACCCTCGGCGCCTATGACGGCCTGGGCGTGGAGGTGCTGTCCGGCGACGGCATGATCCAGGTGATGTCGGCGATGCCCGACTCCCCGGCCGAGCGGGCCGGGCTCCGCGCCGGCGACTTCATCACCCACATCGACGGCGAACGGGTCGTGCGCGGCAATCTGGACGGTGCCCTGCGCAAGCTGCGCGGCCGGCCGGGGACCCGCATCAGCCTGATGATCCAGCGCGAGGGAGAGGACGAGCCCCGCGAACTCGAGCTGATGCGGGCCCGCATCCGCCTGAGCAGCGTGACCGCCAGCCTGGTCGAGCCGGGGCTGGGCCATGTCCAGATGGCCATGGTGCAGGCCCAGACCGTGCCGGAGCTCGGCCGGCGGCTGCGCCAGCTCGAACGCGATGGCGGACCGCTCAAGGGTCTGGTGCTGGACCTGCGCGGCAATCCCGGCGGCGCCCTCGATGCCGCGGTGGCGATCGCCGACCTGTTCCTCGCCGAAGGCCGCATCGTTTCCATGAGCGGCCGCATGGACGGCACCCGGCGCAGCTACGAGGCCCGCCCCGGCTCGCCCTGGGAGAAGCTGCCACTGGCGGTGCTGATCGACCGCGGCAGCGCGTCGGCGGCCGAGATCATCGCCGCTGCGCTGCAGGACAACGGCCGCGCCCCGGTGCTGGGCGAACGCAGCTACGGCAAGGGTTCGGTGCAGAACGTGTTCGCCCTGGACCCGGGCCATGCGGTGCGCCTGACCACGGCGCGCTACTACACGCCGGCCGGACGCTCGATCCAGGATCAGGGCGTGATCCCCGATCCGCAGATCGAGGCCGGCGACGACGAAGGCGGCGACGACCCGGTCCTGGCGCGGGCCCTGGCCTTGCTGCGGTCGGGGGCGACCGGGGTCCAGGACCCGGGCGTCGACTGA
- the lpdA gene encoding dihydrolipoyl dehydrogenase yields the protein MAKTIEIKVPDIGDFDQVPVIELLVQPGDAVRKDQGLLTLESDKATMEVPSSADGVVRELKVAVGDKVGEGSVVAVLEVGGAETAAAEAPAPAPSAAAPAAAAPAPAAPAPAAQAAAGSGRKADLECALLVLGAGPGGYTAAFRAADLGLDTVLVERYPSLGGVCLNVGCIPSKALLHAAAVIDEAAHAADYGIDFGAPKIGLDALRAYKDKVVGQLTRGLAGMAKQRKVRVLEGAGRFVSPHEIEVQGPDGAKLVRFGQCIIAAGSQPVKLPGFPWDDPRVMDSTDALMLADIPKRLLVVGGGIIGLEMATVYRALGSEVTVVELMDQLMPGADKDLVKPLADRLKKLGVTVHLKVKTGAVKAQKKGIEVAFEGEGAPDPQLFDRVLVSVGRTPNGARLDADKAGVAVTDRGFIPVDRQMRSNVPHIFAIGDLVGQPMLAHKATHEGKLAAEVAAGEKREWLARVIPSVAYTDPEIAWVGVTEAEAKAKGLKVGVGKFPWAASGRAIGIGRTEGFTKLLFDEDSHRVIGAGIVGPHAGDLIAELALAIEMGCEAGDIGHTIHPHPTLSESVAMAAEVYEGTITDLYLPKRKAG from the coding sequence ATGGCCAAGACGATCGAGATCAAGGTTCCCGACATCGGCGATTTCGACCAGGTGCCGGTGATCGAGCTGCTGGTCCAGCCGGGCGACGCGGTGCGCAAGGACCAGGGCCTGCTCACCCTGGAGTCCGACAAGGCGACCATGGAGGTCCCGTCCAGCGCCGATGGCGTGGTGCGCGAGCTCAAGGTCGCGGTCGGCGACAAGGTCGGCGAGGGCAGTGTGGTGGCCGTGCTGGAGGTCGGTGGCGCGGAGACCGCCGCGGCCGAAGCGCCGGCACCGGCGCCGAGCGCCGCTGCGCCGGCTGCGGCGGCGCCCGCGCCTGCAGCGCCTGCGCCGGCCGCACAGGCCGCCGCCGGCAGCGGCCGCAAGGCCGATCTGGAATGCGCCCTGCTGGTGCTGGGTGCCGGACCCGGCGGCTATACCGCGGCGTTCCGGGCCGCCGACCTCGGCCTGGACACGGTGCTCGTCGAGCGCTATCCCAGCCTGGGCGGCGTCTGCCTCAACGTCGGCTGCATCCCCTCCAAGGCCCTGCTGCACGCCGCTGCGGTGATCGACGAGGCCGCCCATGCCGCCGACTATGGCATCGACTTCGGTGCGCCGAAGATCGGCCTGGATGCGCTGCGCGCCTACAAGGACAAGGTGGTCGGCCAGCTCACCCGTGGCCTGGCCGGGATGGCGAAGCAGCGCAAGGTGCGGGTGCTGGAGGGCGCCGGACGCTTCGTTTCGCCCCATGAGATCGAGGTCCAGGGCCCGGACGGCGCGAAGCTGGTGCGCTTCGGCCAGTGCATCATCGCCGCCGGCAGCCAGCCGGTGAAGCTGCCGGGTTTCCCCTGGGACGACCCGCGGGTGATGGATTCCACCGATGCCCTGATGCTGGCCGACATCCCGAAGCGCCTGCTGGTGGTCGGCGGCGGCATCATCGGACTGGAGATGGCCACGGTGTACCGGGCGCTGGGCAGCGAGGTCACCGTGGTGGAGCTCATGGACCAGCTCATGCCCGGCGCCGACAAGGACCTGGTCAAGCCGCTGGCGGATCGCCTGAAGAAGCTGGGCGTCACCGTCCACCTGAAGGTCAAGACCGGCGCGGTCAAGGCCCAGAAGAAGGGCATCGAGGTCGCCTTCGAGGGTGAGGGTGCGCCGGACCCGCAGCTGTTCGACCGCGTGCTGGTCTCGGTGGGGCGGACGCCGAACGGGGCCCGGCTGGATGCCGACAAGGCGGGCGTGGCGGTCACCGACCGCGGGTTCATCCCGGTCGACCGGCAGATGCGCAGCAACGTCCCGCACATCTTCGCGATCGGCGATCTGGTCGGCCAGCCGATGCTGGCGCACAAGGCCACCCACGAGGGCAAGCTGGCCGCGGAAGTGGCGGCCGGCGAGAAGCGTGAGTGGCTGGCGCGGGTGATCCCCTCGGTGGCCTATACCGATCCGGAGATCGCCTGGGTCGGCGTCACCGAGGCCGAGGCGAAGGCCAAGGGCCTCAAGGTGGGCGTCGGCAAGTTCCCGTGGGCGGCGTCCGGGCGCGCGATCGGCATCGGCCGCACCGAGGGCTTCACCAAGCTGCTGTTCGACGAGGACAGCCATCGCGTGATCGGCGCCGGCATCGTCGGCCCGCATGCCGGCGACCTGATCGCGGAGCTGGCCCTGGCCATTGAAATGGGCTGCGAGGCCGGCGACATCGGCCACACCATCCACCCCCACCCCACCCTCAGCGAATCGGTGGCGATGGCCGCCGAGGTCTACGAGGGCACCATCACCGACCTGTATCTGCCCAAGCGCAAGGCCGGCTGA
- a CDS encoding DUF2059 domain-containing protein: MLKRIALSCLCLSMAATSPAVQADEHSPEMAAAIELLALMDMETMIAGMQEQLHGMMREQMQDLLRSGPGAQHCPQLQATIDSFAGDTAALIGQSLSGETFLPEVAQVYVDVFSLEEIQAVTDFYRSPVGRKMLEKMPELMQRSIEISQRMVGEMMPGIDALVTRFASKAEAAQASCDADD; the protein is encoded by the coding sequence ATGTTGAAGCGCATCGCCCTGTCCTGCCTGTGCCTGTCCATGGCCGCCACGTCCCCGGCCGTGCAGGCGGACGAGCACAGCCCGGAAATGGCCGCGGCCATCGAGCTGCTGGCCCTGATGGACATGGAGACCATGATCGCCGGCATGCAGGAGCAGCTGCACGGCATGATGCGCGAGCAGATGCAGGACCTGCTGCGCTCGGGCCCCGGCGCCCAGCACTGCCCGCAGTTGCAGGCGACCATCGACAGCTTCGCCGGCGACACCGCGGCACTGATCGGACAATCGCTGTCCGGAGAGACCTTCCTGCCCGAAGTGGCGCAGGTCTACGTGGATGTGTTCAGTCTGGAGGAAATCCAGGCAGTCACCGACTTCTACCGCTCGCCGGTCGGCCGCAAGATGCTCGAGAAGATGCCCGAGCTGATGCAGCGTTCGATCGAGATCTCCCAGCGGATGGTCGGCGAAATGATGCCGGGGATCGATGCCCTGGTGACCCGCTTCGCCAGCAAGGCCGAGGCGGCGCAGGCGTCCTGCGACGCCGACGACTGA
- a CDS encoding carbon-nitrogen hydrolase family protein gives MRSLRVRNATAADAAAVAELTDRVYGPKLGYTAEMLLGQIARFPEGQLVAEAGGQVVAYSASFRIAERVAMAPHDWLAITGGGFASRHDRAGDWLYGMESCVDPAFRNLRIGRRFYQRRRELCEDLNLKGVVFAGRVPGFRRWRRRNGGDIGDYVGEVQAGAIRDRALTFQLRNGFELVGILPGYLPSDRDSEGYAAHLAWRNPRFRDATPQPGVRSRLPDAVRVATIQYQQRRVASFEEFATQVEFFVETASDYRADFTVFPELFTLQLLSVENRPLSPADSLKALTGYTGRFQTLLSELAMRYNTNIIGGSHPTIVEDGDVHNICYVALRDGSVHTQEKIHITPNERNWWGIKGGDVARVINTDCGPVGVLICYDSEFPELARHLVDQGAQILFVPFCTDTREGYLRVRYSCHARTIENQCYAVLSGNVGNLPGVNNFDIQYAQSCILTPCDFPFARDGIAADTTPNVEQVAFADLRLDTLAAARSEGTVQNLKDRRHDLYQVRWRRR, from the coding sequence ATGCGCAGCCTGCGTGTGCGCAACGCCACCGCCGCCGATGCCGCGGCGGTCGCCGAGCTCACCGACCGGGTCTACGGACCGAAGCTCGGCTACACCGCCGAGATGCTGCTCGGTCAGATCGCGCGCTTCCCGGAAGGCCAGCTGGTCGCCGAGGCCGGCGGCCAGGTGGTCGCCTACAGCGCCAGCTTCCGGATCGCCGAGCGCGTGGCGATGGCGCCCCACGACTGGCTTGCCATCACCGGCGGCGGCTTCGCCTCCCGACATGACCGCGCCGGCGACTGGCTGTACGGCATGGAGTCCTGCGTCGACCCGGCGTTCCGCAACCTGCGCATCGGCCGGCGCTTCTATCAGCGCCGGCGCGAGCTGTGCGAGGACCTCAACCTCAAGGGCGTGGTGTTCGCCGGCAGGGTCCCTGGCTTCCGGCGCTGGCGCCGCCGCAACGGCGGCGATATCGGGGACTACGTCGGGGAGGTGCAGGCCGGCGCGATCCGCGACCGCGCCTTGACCTTCCAGCTTCGCAACGGCTTCGAGCTGGTCGGCATCCTGCCGGGCTACCTGCCGTCGGATCGCGATTCCGAGGGCTACGCGGCGCATCTGGCCTGGCGCAACCCGCGTTTCCGCGACGCCACGCCGCAGCCAGGCGTGCGCAGCCGCCTGCCCGACGCCGTGCGGGTCGCCACCATCCAGTACCAGCAGCGCCGGGTCGCCTCCTTCGAGGAGTTCGCCACCCAGGTCGAGTTCTTCGTCGAGACCGCCTCGGACTACCGCGCGGACTTCACCGTGTTCCCCGAACTGTTCACCCTGCAACTGCTCTCGGTCGAGAACCGGCCGCTGTCGCCGGCCGACTCGCTGAAGGCGCTGACCGGCTACACCGGCCGCTTCCAGACGCTGCTGTCGGAACTTGCGATGCGCTACAACACCAACATCATCGGCGGCTCCCACCCGACCATCGTCGAGGACGGCGACGTCCACAACATCTGCTACGTGGCGCTGCGCGACGGCAGCGTGCACACGCAGGAGAAGATCCACATCACCCCCAACGAGCGCAACTGGTGGGGCATCAAGGGCGGCGATGTGGCGCGCGTCATCAACACCGACTGCGGACCGGTCGGCGTGCTGATCTGCTACGACAGCGAGTTCCCCGAGCTGGCCCGCCACCTGGTGGACCAGGGCGCGCAGATCCTGTTCGTGCCGTTCTGCACCGACACCCGCGAGGGCTACCTGCGGGTGCGCTACTCCTGCCATGCCCGGACCATCGAGAACCAGTGCTACGCGGTGCTGTCCGGCAATGTCGGCAACCTGCCCGGGGTCAACAACTTCGACATCCAGTACGCGCAGAGCTGCATCCTGACCCCCTGCGACTTCCCGTTCGCGCGCGACGGCATCGCCGCGGACACGACACCGAACGTCGAGCAGGTGGCGTTCGCCGACCTGCGCCTGGACACGCTTGCAGCAGCCCGCAGCGAGGGCACCGTGCAGAATCTCAAGGACCGCCGGCACGACCTCTACCAGGTGCGCTGGCGGCGGCGCTGA
- a CDS encoding dihydrolipoyllysine-residue acetyltransferase: MAQIKEAKVPDIGDFTDVPVIELLVAVGDKVVKDQGLATLESDKATMEVPAPFAGTVRELKIKVGDRIGEGAVVAMIELAEAGGDDGKAASTAAPAKAPTAAPAAAADAPPPAPAPARAAASDAATTPAPSAGTPASPPVAFGAEAVAPGKVPHASPAVRAFARELGVDLGRVTGSARAGRITREDVQAFVKQALAGGGARSGGGGGGLDLLPWPKVDFGKYGPVRSEPLSRIKKISGANLARNWAMIPHVTQFDEADITQMEAFRKELAGEHKDVKITPLVFLIKAVVAALKAFPRFNASLDASGENLVLKDYFHVGIAVDTPDGLVVPVLRDCDGKGLVELSRELAAISAKARDRKLGPGDMAGGCFSISSLGGIGGTAFTPIINAPEVAILGVSRSSTRPVWDGKAFEPRLMLPLSLSYDHRVIDGADAARFTSFLARTLGDLRRLLL, translated from the coding sequence ATGGCGCAGATCAAGGAAGCGAAGGTCCCGGACATCGGCGACTTCACCGACGTGCCGGTGATCGAGCTGCTGGTTGCGGTCGGCGACAAGGTCGTCAAGGACCAGGGCCTGGCGACGCTGGAGTCCGACAAGGCCACCATGGAGGTGCCGGCGCCCTTCGCGGGCACCGTGCGCGAGTTGAAGATCAAGGTCGGCGACCGGATCGGCGAAGGTGCGGTGGTGGCGATGATCGAGCTGGCCGAGGCCGGTGGCGACGACGGCAAGGCGGCCTCCACAGCCGCGCCGGCGAAGGCGCCCACCGCCGCGCCTGCAGCCGCCGCCGACGCCCCGCCACCGGCACCGGCGCCGGCCCGGGCCGCAGCATCGGACGCCGCGACCACGCCTGCGCCCTCCGCCGGCACGCCGGCCTCGCCTCCGGTGGCCTTCGGCGCCGAGGCCGTGGCGCCTGGCAAGGTGCCGCACGCCTCGCCGGCGGTGCGCGCGTTCGCGCGCGAGCTGGGCGTCGACCTCGGCCGGGTGACCGGCAGCGCTCGCGCCGGCCGGATCACCCGCGAAGATGTCCAGGCCTTCGTCAAGCAGGCGCTGGCCGGCGGGGGCGCCCGCAGTGGCGGCGGTGGCGGCGGCCTCGACCTGCTGCCCTGGCCCAAGGTCGACTTCGGCAAGTACGGCCCGGTGCGCAGCGAGCCGCTGTCGCGGATCAAGAAGATCTCCGGCGCCAACCTGGCGCGCAACTGGGCGATGATCCCGCACGTCACCCAGTTCGACGAGGCCGACATCACCCAGATGGAGGCGTTCCGCAAGGAACTGGCCGGTGAGCACAAGGACGTCAAGATCACGCCCCTGGTGTTCCTGATCAAGGCGGTGGTCGCGGCCCTCAAGGCCTTCCCGCGCTTCAACGCCTCCCTCGACGCCAGCGGCGAGAACCTGGTCCTGAAGGACTACTTCCATGTCGGCATCGCCGTCGACACGCCCGACGGCCTGGTCGTGCCGGTGCTGCGCGACTGCGACGGCAAGGGCCTGGTCGAGCTCAGCCGCGAGCTGGCGGCGATCTCCGCCAAGGCCCGCGACCGCAAGCTCGGCCCCGGCGACATGGCAGGCGGCTGTTTCTCGATCAGCTCCCTGGGCGGCATCGGCGGCACCGCGTTCACGCCGATCATCAATGCCCCCGAAGTGGCGATCCTCGGTGTGTCGCGCTCGTCGACCCGGCCGGTCTGGGACGGCAAGGCCTTCGAGCCGCGACTGATGCTGCCGCTGTCGCTGTCCTACGACCACCGCGTCATCGACGGCGCCGACGCCGCCCGCTTCACCAGCTTCCTGGCCCGCACCCTGGGCGACCTGCGCCGGCTGCTTCTGTAG
- a CDS encoding SLC13/DASS family transporter, with the protein MTVAPAPGGGLRPHLLWLIPLVAVVVGALLHRAGMPAAMAITVAMTVLCAGWWIGEPVPAPVTALAPIALLPLLGVLTPVEVAQAYGNDLILLLMGGFMLSKALEAQGAHRRLAFGMVRLFGGDSGGRLLLGFMAATAVCSMWISNTATTLMMIPVALAALERYPDPRLRLPLILGIAYAASIGGMGTPIGTPPNLVFMRTYEQATGSAYSFLDWMRVGVPVVMVFIPLAALWLGRRLAGTPAAPLPVLGGWSPGERRVLVVFAITALAWVTRTEPFGGWREWLGLVQANDASVALLAVLAMCALPDGRGGRLLRWEQAAAIPWGALILFGGGIALATAFERSGLSAAIAGELSGLQGVPPWLLLVAVCLAMTLLSEIASNTASAVLVMPILAAAAVAMEVDPALLMLPAAMTASCAFMLPVATAPNAVAYGSGLVTSRDMLREGAALNAIGLTVIIALSWLILH; encoded by the coding sequence ATGACGGTCGCACCGGCGCCTGGCGGCGGCCTGCGGCCGCACCTGCTCTGGCTGATTCCCCTGGTGGCCGTGGTCGTCGGTGCGCTGCTGCACCGCGCCGGCATGCCGGCGGCGATGGCGATCACCGTGGCGATGACCGTGCTGTGCGCGGGCTGGTGGATCGGCGAACCGGTGCCGGCGCCGGTCACCGCGCTGGCGCCGATCGCCCTGCTGCCCCTGCTCGGCGTACTGACCCCGGTCGAGGTCGCCCAGGCCTACGGCAACGACCTGATCCTGCTGCTGATGGGCGGCTTCATGCTGAGCAAGGCCCTGGAGGCGCAGGGCGCGCACCGGCGCCTGGCGTTCGGCATGGTCCGCCTGTTCGGCGGCGACAGCGGCGGCCGTCTGCTGCTGGGCTTCATGGCGGCCACCGCGGTGTGCAGCATGTGGATCTCCAACACCGCCACGACCCTGATGATGATCCCGGTGGCGCTGGCGGCGCTGGAGCGCTATCCGGATCCGCGCCTGCGCCTGCCGCTGATCCTGGGCATCGCCTACGCGGCGTCGATCGGCGGAATGGGCACACCGATCGGTACGCCGCCCAACCTGGTGTTCATGCGCACCTATGAGCAGGCCACCGGCAGCGCCTACAGCTTCCTGGACTGGATGCGCGTCGGCGTGCCGGTGGTGATGGTGTTCATTCCCCTGGCGGCGCTGTGGCTGGGCCGGCGCCTGGCCGGCACGCCGGCGGCGCCGCTGCCGGTGCTGGGCGGCTGGAGTCCCGGCGAGCGCCGGGTCCTGGTGGTGTTCGCGATCACCGCCCTGGCCTGGGTGACCCGCACCGAGCCGTTCGGTGGCTGGCGCGAATGGCTGGGGCTGGTGCAGGCCAACGATGCCTCGGTCGCCCTGCTGGCGGTGCTGGCGATGTGCGCCCTGCCCGACGGCCGCGGCGGGCGGCTGCTGCGCTGGGAACAGGCGGCGGCGATCCCCTGGGGCGCGCTGATCCTGTTCGGCGGCGGCATCGCCCTGGCCACCGCCTTCGAACGCTCCGGGCTCAGCGCGGCGATCGCCGGCGAGCTGTCCGGGTTGCAAGGCGTTCCGCCGTGGCTGCTGCTGGTCGCGGTCTGCCTGGCAATGACCCTGCTCTCGGAGATCGCCAGCAACACCGCCAGCGCTGTGCTGGTGATGCCGATCCTGGCCGCCGCCGCGGTCGCCATGGAGGTCGACCCCGCCCTGCTGATGCTGCCGGCGGCGATGACCGCGAGCTGCGCGTTCATGCTGCCGGTGGCCACCGCCCCGAACGCCGTCGCCTATGGCTCCGGGCTGGTGACCTCGCGCGACATGCTGCGCGAGGGCGCGGCGCTGAACGCCATCGGCCTGACGGTGATCATCGCGCTGAGCTGGCTGATCCTGCACTGA
- a CDS encoding NAD-dependent epimerase/dehydratase family protein, with the protein MDEPSPQPALAVQPARGPVLVLGGSGLVGAHLVRQLAAAGVPVHATTRASAPPPALANLAHWHCGPAFSLETGEGPWPDLPMLASAGPLAALPGWLRRVAPSNLQRLVALGSTSEAGKRDSPDPAERALAARLHAAQEDLATTCDPRHIAWTVLRPTLIWGDGRDRNLSRLAALARRLPCLPVPTGARGGRQPIHARQVATAVAAAMATDHAAGRALDLPGAETMPYHEMARRVAAAVAPPGRVCALPGLVWTARVAAAFGLAGRDLAAVLARCRQDLVFDRAPARALLGLRDEPFRPTAEDFPGA; encoded by the coding sequence ATGGACGAACCTTCGCCGCAACCCGCCCTCGCTGTCCAGCCCGCCCGCGGACCGGTGCTGGTGCTGGGCGGCAGCGGCCTGGTCGGTGCCCACCTGGTCCGACAGCTCGCTGCCGCCGGGGTGCCGGTGCACGCCACCACCCGGGCGTCGGCGCCGCCGCCGGCGCTGGCGAACCTTGCCCATTGGCATTGCGGCCCGGCCTTCTCGCTGGAGACGGGGGAGGGTCCCTGGCCCGACCTGCCGATGCTGGCCAGCGCCGGACCCCTTGCGGCGCTGCCGGGCTGGCTGCGCCGTGTCGCACCCTCGAACCTGCAACGTCTGGTCGCCCTGGGTTCGACCAGCGAGGCCGGCAAGCGCGACTCGCCGGACCCGGCCGAACGCGCCCTGGCCGCCCGGCTGCACGCCGCCCAGGAGGACCTGGCAACGACCTGCGACCCGCGCCACATCGCCTGGACCGTGCTGCGTCCCACCCTGATCTGGGGCGATGGTCGCGACCGCAACCTGTCCAGACTGGCTGCGCTGGCCCGCCGCCTGCCCTGCCTGCCGGTGCCGACCGGTGCCCGGGGCGGGCGCCAACCCATCCACGCCCGGCAGGTGGCGACGGCGGTGGCCGCCGCCATGGCAACGGATCACGCCGCTGGTCGCGCCCTCGACCTGCCCGGTGCCGAGACGATGCCGTACCACGAGATGGCCCGCCGGGTGGCTGCGGCCGTGGCGCCGCCGGGGCGCGTCTGCGCGCTGCCCGGCCTGGTCTGGACGGCCCGGGTCGCCGCCGCGTTCGGCCTGGCCGGGCGCGACCTGGCCGCCGTCCTGGCCCGCTGCCGGCAGGACCTGGTGTTCGACCGCGCCCCCGCGCGCGCACTGCTGGGTCTGAGGGACGAGCCGTTCAGGCCGACGGCGGAGGACTTTCCCGGCGCCTGA